In Dyadobacter subterraneus, a single genomic region encodes these proteins:
- a CDS encoding fumarylacetoacetate hydrolase family protein, protein MKLFRFGAYEQEKPGVELTNGELLDVSAFGEDYNEKFFATDGLNRLSDWLTTNSESSPRVEKGFRFGSCIARPSKIVCIGMNYAKHAYESGATELPKEPIVFFKSTSALVGPNDQVIIPRNSVKTDWEVELAVIIGKKTSYVEEADALNYVAGYAVHNDYSEREFQLERGGQWVKGKSNDTFAPIGPYFVPASEVPNANDLNLWLSLNGKKIQDSTTSDMIFHVPFLVSYLSQFMTLLPGDVISTGTPAGVGLGMKPPFYLKPGDVVELGIEGLGEQRQEAIAWKAL, encoded by the coding sequence ATGAAACTTTTCCGCTTTGGCGCATACGAACAAGAAAAACCTGGTGTAGAATTAACCAACGGCGAGTTGCTGGATGTTTCTGCTTTTGGTGAAGATTATAACGAGAAATTTTTTGCTACTGACGGACTTAACCGCCTGTCAGACTGGCTGACTACAAATTCTGAATCATCGCCCCGCGTTGAAAAAGGTTTTCGCTTTGGATCTTGTATCGCTCGTCCTTCCAAAATAGTTTGTATTGGAATGAATTATGCAAAACACGCATACGAATCCGGTGCAACCGAGCTTCCAAAAGAACCGATTGTATTTTTTAAATCTACTTCTGCTTTGGTTGGTCCAAATGATCAGGTGATCATTCCACGTAATTCTGTGAAAACGGACTGGGAAGTTGAACTTGCCGTGATTATTGGCAAAAAAACAAGCTATGTTGAAGAAGCAGATGCTTTGAATTATGTAGCCGGATATGCGGTTCACAACGATTATTCAGAACGTGAATTTCAATTAGAGCGTGGCGGACAATGGGTTAAAGGAAAAAGTAACGACACATTTGCCCCGATCGGGCCATACTTTGTACCAGCATCGGAAGTGCCAAATGCTAATGATCTTAATCTTTGGTTATCATTAAATGGTAAAAAAATCCAGGACAGCACTACATCAGATATGATTTTTCATGTGCCGTTTTTGGTAAGTTATCTGAGCCAGTTCATGACTTTGCTTCCGGGTGATGTCATTTCTACAGGAACGCCTGCCGGTGTTGGTTTAGGTATGAAACCGCCATTTTATTTGAAACCAGGTGACGTAGTTGAACTTGGAATTGAAGGTTTAGGCGAACAAAGACAAGAAGCAATTGCCTGGAAAGCGTTATAA
- a CDS encoding SDR family NAD(P)-dependent oxidoreductase, with amino-acid sequence MFDLTGKVALVTGGASGIGLAISKTFAKQGAHVHILELNIDLANQVAADIKSEGGSAEAHAIDISKQADVINVIDEIAEKATINILVNNAGIAHVGKADNTAETDFDRVINVNVKGVYNCLFATIPHLKKAGGGVILNMASIAATVGIPDRFAYSTAKGAVFSMTLSVARDYLADGIRCNSVSPARVHTPFVDGFISKNYPGQEAEMFEKLSKTQPIGRMAKPAEIGALALYLCSDEASFITGCDYLIDGGFEKLNN; translated from the coding sequence ATGTTTGATTTAACTGGTAAAGTAGCATTGGTAACCGGCGGCGCAAGCGGAATCGGGTTGGCAATATCCAAAACCTTTGCAAAACAGGGCGCACATGTCCATATTCTTGAACTTAATATTGATCTTGCCAATCAGGTTGCAGCTGATATTAAAAGTGAAGGTGGAAGTGCCGAAGCACATGCCATCGATATTTCAAAACAGGCAGATGTAATAAATGTCATTGATGAAATTGCTGAAAAAGCGACCATCAATATTCTGGTAAACAACGCCGGCATTGCTCACGTTGGCAAAGCCGACAATACTGCCGAGACAGATTTTGACCGTGTGATCAATGTGAATGTTAAAGGCGTTTACAATTGTCTTTTCGCTACGATTCCACATTTGAAAAAAGCAGGCGGCGGGGTGATTTTGAATATGGCATCTATCGCAGCAACAGTCGGTATTCCTGACCGTTTTGCTTATTCTACTGCAAAAGGAGCTGTTTTTTCCATGACTTTATCAGTAGCACGTGATTATCTGGCAGATGGAATCCGTTGCAACAGCGTTTCCCCGGCACGTGTTCATACGCCTTTCGTGGATGGTTTTATTTCAAAAAATTATCCTGGACAGGAAGCTGAAATGTTTGAAAAATTGTCAAAAACCCAACCAATCGGACGTATGGCAAAACCGGCTGAAATCGGAGCATTAGCACTTTACCTATGCTCAGACGAAGCCTCATTCATCACAGGCTGCGATTACCTGATCGACGGAGGATTCGAAAAATTAAATAACTAA
- a CDS encoding UxaA family hydrolase produces MASNLLKIHPSDNVIVALRDLPTGAEAEWNGVSYHLPYGVSSKHKFVTEDIETGGAIIMYGVLVGRAKQPIKRGEPITTFNLKHDSQDYSTANRQPYLYTQPDVSRWEGRTFKGYHRADGRVGTYNYWLVLPLVFCENRNVLIMKDAFERELGYAQTDMYRGQVAEFLKAYQSGDMSKMQNLGGFSEPTREQQTKNRPFPNVDGIKFLTHEGGCGGTRTDANTLCALFAAYAVHPNVAGITVLSLGCQNSELQTLEDEIKKRDPNFNKPFYAFEHQKGTEYSLVSGAIKSTFLGLTEMNKQTREDAPLSKLSIGLKCGGSDGFSGISANPVLGHLSDIVVGLGGQTLLAEFPELNGVEQELLNRCVTEEKAAKFEKLMREYAGKAEAVGSAFAFNPSPGNIKDGLITDAIKSAGAAKKGGNAYISDVLNYTERATVPGLALVCTPGNDVEATTGQTAAGANIILFTTGLGTPTGNPICPVAKVATNTILANRMPDVIDFDCGPVVDGSQSLEENADHLLEYVIKVASGELTKAQQLGQDDFIPWKRGVSL; encoded by the coding sequence ATGGCGTCCAATCTTTTAAAAATTCACCCCTCTGATAATGTTATTGTAGCGTTGAGGGATTTACCAACCGGGGCAGAGGCAGAATGGAACGGGGTAAGTTATCATCTGCCTTATGGTGTTTCTTCCAAACACAAATTTGTAACGGAAGATATAGAAACCGGTGGGGCAATTATCATGTACGGTGTTTTGGTAGGTCGCGCGAAGCAGCCAATCAAACGTGGTGAACCGATCACAACTTTTAATCTAAAACACGATTCTCAGGATTACAGCACTGCAAATCGTCAACCATATTTATATACCCAGCCAGACGTAAGTCGTTGGGAAGGCCGGACTTTCAAAGGTTATCATCGTGCGGACGGTCGCGTAGGAACATACAATTACTGGTTGGTACTTCCTCTTGTTTTTTGTGAAAACAGGAACGTGCTGATCATGAAAGATGCTTTCGAGCGTGAGCTTGGATATGCACAAACAGACATGTATCGCGGACAGGTTGCAGAATTTTTGAAAGCATATCAGTCCGGTGATATGTCGAAAATGCAGAATCTTGGCGGGTTTTCGGAACCAACAAGAGAACAGCAAACTAAAAATCGCCCTTTCCCAAATGTTGATGGAATTAAATTCCTGACCCATGAAGGCGGCTGCGGTGGGACGCGTACGGATGCAAACACGCTTTGTGCACTTTTTGCAGCTTACGCGGTTCATCCAAATGTTGCAGGAATTACGGTTCTTAGTTTAGGTTGTCAAAATTCGGAGTTGCAGACCTTGGAAGACGAAATCAAAAAACGTGACCCGAATTTTAACAAACCGTTTTACGCTTTTGAACACCAAAAAGGAACGGAATATTCACTGGTTTCCGGTGCTATCAAATCTACTTTTTTAGGTTTGACCGAAATGAATAAACAAACACGTGAAGACGCTCCTTTGTCAAAACTTTCTATTGGTTTGAAATGTGGGGGTTCTGATGGTTTTTCGGGAATTTCAGCAAATCCGGTACTTGGGCACCTTTCTGATATTGTAGTTGGTTTAGGCGGACAAACACTTTTGGCAGAATTTCCTGAACTTAATGGTGTCGAGCAGGAATTACTTAACCGTTGTGTAACAGAAGAAAAAGCGGCGAAGTTTGAAAAATTAATGCGCGAATATGCAGGAAAAGCAGAAGCCGTAGGTTCAGCTTTCGCCTTCAATCCTTCACCAGGAAACATCAAGGATGGTTTAATCACGGATGCGATCAAATCTGCCGGAGCTGCGAAAAAAGGTGGAAACGCTTATATTTCTGATGTTTTAAATTATACAGAAAGAGCAACAGTTCCAGGATTGGCGCTGGTATGTACGCCGGGAAATGACGTGGAAGCGACAACAGGACAAACTGCGGCAGGAGCAAATATCATTTTATTTACAACGGGATTGGGAACACCAACAGGAAATCCAATTTGCCCGGTTGCGAAAGTTGCGACGAACACCATTTTGGCAAATCGTATGCCGGATGTAATTGATTTTGACTGCGGGCCAGTAGTGGACGGATCTCAATCACTGGAAGAAAATGCGGATCATTTGCTGGAATATGTGATCAAAGTGGCGAGCGGTGAGCTTACAAAAGCACAGCAATTGGGCCAGGATGATTTTATTCCATGGAAAAGAGGCGTTTCTCTATAA
- a CDS encoding AraC family transcriptional regulator encodes MKPQLLKVPKGLQQSFSIRRDVVLYFYNRWHYHPEMELVHIEQGSGTQFVGDNIQHFQSGDLLLIGSNLPHYWRCDEKYFRGDSKLYAQATVLHFSAELFGEVFRNLPENKSINELLDKAKYGMKLSGPENHLVKSLLQNLLDQKEGNPVISLLQILETLAQSKDIKLLSNSHYQEEYDQYDTDRINQIYKYSLDNFQRKISIEEIAEVASVSPHSFCRYFKSRSRKTYSQFLLELRIGHACKLLIDGKLSVAQICFESGFNNFANFNKYFKIHTGKSPLQYLKGYRVSPVLM; translated from the coding sequence GTGAAACCGCAATTATTAAAAGTCCCCAAAGGTTTGCAGCAATCTTTCAGCATCAGAAGAGATGTTGTTTTATATTTCTACAACCGCTGGCATTATCATCCTGAAATGGAACTTGTTCATATTGAACAAGGCTCGGGAACTCAGTTTGTAGGCGATAATATCCAGCATTTTCAAAGCGGAGATCTTCTGTTAATTGGATCAAATTTGCCGCATTACTGGCGTTGCGACGAGAAATATTTCAGGGGTGATTCCAAGCTATATGCACAGGCAACGGTTTTACATTTTTCGGCTGAATTGTTTGGAGAGGTTTTCCGAAATCTGCCTGAGAATAAATCCATTAACGAATTGCTGGATAAGGCAAAATATGGAATGAAGTTATCAGGTCCGGAAAATCATCTTGTAAAGTCATTATTACAAAATCTGCTTGATCAAAAAGAGGGAAATCCAGTTATTTCTCTGCTGCAAATCCTGGAAACGCTGGCGCAAAGCAAGGATATCAAACTGCTTTCCAACAGTCATTATCAGGAAGAATATGATCAGTATGATACCGACAGGATTAATCAGATTTATAAATATTCACTGGATAATTTTCAACGAAAAATTTCTATCGAAGAAATTGCAGAAGTTGCCAGTGTCAGTCCGCATTCTTTTTGCCGGTATTTCAAAAGTCGAAGCCGTAAAACTTATTCTCAGTTTTTGCTTGAACTACGTATTGGTCATGCCTGTAAGTTATTGATTGATGGGAAACTGAGTGTCGCACAAATCTGCTTTGAAAGTGGGTTCAACAACTTCGCTAATTTCAATAAATACTTTAAAATCCATACGGGGAAAAGTCCGCTGCAGTATCTAAAAGGGTATCGGGTGAGCCCGGTGCTTATGTGA
- the ade gene encoding adenine deaminase, protein MKANLINIFEKSVQETEITIENKLISNIHIIGKENLSLPYILPGFVDAHVHVESSMLTPSQFAKLSVVHGTVATVSDPHEIANVMGVEGVKYMIEDGKRVPFKFCFGAPSCVPATIFETAGAIVDPEDVKKLLSSEDIGYLAEVMNFPGVLNGDPDMISKINWAKHFNKPIDGHAPGLRGEAAKKYAEVGMTTDHECFTYDEAKEKIGYGVKILIREGSAARNFDALIPLLAEFPEKIMFCSDDKHPDNLVEGHINVLVKRALALGHDIWSILSAACLNPVLHYNLPVGLLRVQDTADFIIIDNMNDFNILQTYLDGELVAENGKSLLPDLRSSHINQFNCTVKEAADFAVPVSFADGDKIRVIEALEGQLITQLLIKNYKTGGEFILSDIENDILKIAVVNRYQNTAPAVAFIKNFGIKEGAIASTVAHDSHNIIVVGCDDQSICEAVNLLVEAKGGVSAVGFGEKHMLALPIAGLMSDVDGYEVAASYTQLDQFVKTRLKSTLMSPYMTLSFMALLVIPYIKLSDRGLFDGEKFEFVPLSIQ, encoded by the coding sequence ATGAAAGCCAACCTAATCAACATATTTGAAAAATCAGTTCAGGAAACTGAGATTACAATTGAAAACAAACTCATTTCCAACATCCATATAATAGGAAAAGAAAATCTATCATTACCCTATATCCTGCCAGGTTTCGTTGATGCGCACGTGCATGTAGAAAGCTCCATGTTGACACCATCGCAATTCGCGAAACTTTCCGTTGTCCACGGAACCGTAGCAACCGTTTCAGATCCGCATGAAATTGCTAATGTGATGGGTGTGGAAGGTGTGAAATATATGATTGAGGATGGAAAACGTGTTCCTTTTAAATTTTGTTTCGGTGCTCCATCCTGTGTTCCGGCTACAATTTTTGAAACCGCAGGCGCCATTGTTGATCCCGAAGATGTCAAAAAATTACTATCGAGTGAGGATATCGGTTATCTGGCAGAGGTTATGAATTTCCCAGGCGTTTTAAACGGTGATCCCGATATGATTTCCAAAATTAACTGGGCGAAACATTTCAATAAACCGATTGATGGACACGCGCCAGGACTTCGTGGTGAAGCAGCAAAAAAATATGCAGAAGTCGGCATGACAACCGATCACGAATGTTTTACCTATGACGAAGCAAAAGAGAAAATTGGTTACGGTGTAAAAATCCTGATCCGGGAAGGAAGTGCTGCGAGGAATTTTGACGCACTGATTCCGTTACTGGCAGAATTCCCGGAAAAAATCATGTTTTGTTCGGACGACAAACATCCTGACAATCTGGTAGAAGGACATATCAATGTATTGGTAAAACGCGCGTTGGCGCTCGGTCACGACATTTGGAGTATACTTTCTGCCGCATGCCTTAATCCGGTGCTTCATTATAATTTGCCTGTCGGATTACTTCGTGTACAGGACACTGCGGATTTTATCATCATTGATAATATGAATGATTTTAATATCCTTCAAACCTATCTGGACGGAGAACTGGTTGCGGAAAATGGGAAATCTTTACTTCCTGATCTGCGCAGTAGTCATATTAATCAATTCAACTGTACTGTTAAAGAAGCTGCTGATTTTGCAGTTCCGGTTTCATTTGCGGACGGTGATAAAATCCGGGTGATAGAAGCACTGGAAGGACAATTGATAACACAGTTATTAATTAAAAATTATAAAACCGGCGGCGAATTTATTCTATCGGACATTGAAAACGATATTCTGAAAATCGCCGTTGTGAATCGTTATCAGAATACTGCACCTGCTGTTGCATTTATTAAAAACTTTGGAATTAAGGAAGGAGCCATTGCCTCAACGGTTGCACATGATTCTCACAACATTATTGTAGTTGGCTGTGATGATCAAAGTATTTGTGAAGCAGTCAATCTATTGGTTGAAGCAAAAGGCGGCGTTTCAGCAGTTGGTTTTGGAGAAAAACATATGCTGGCTTTACCGATAGCCGGACTAATGTCGGATGTGGATGGATATGAAGTGGCAGCTTCTTACACGCAACTCGATCAATTTGTAAAAACGAGGTTGAAATCAACTTTGATGTCACCGTACATGACTTTATCTTTTATGGCTTTATTAGTAATTCCTTATATTAAACTAAGTGACCGCGGACTTTTTGATGGCGAAAAGTTTGAATTTGTACCTTTATCTATACAATAG
- a CDS encoding RNA polymerase sigma factor, which yields MAHLRYKQEEELCFWDQFRKGDENAYACLYRSYVHILYQYCSQFTIDKPLIKDCIHDLFVELWKNRTTLGDTTSVRFYLMASIKRKLVRHLNAQQKHTSNEDIPVEYWHIHTPSHENHMISEEEFDSTNQHLNVAINGLPRRQREAIFLKFYMNLNNHEIADLMKINIQSVYNLVFGALGNLKKQMTLDRLTF from the coding sequence ATGGCTCACTTACGCTACAAACAAGAAGAAGAACTTTGTTTTTGGGACCAGTTCAGAAAAGGAGACGAGAACGCTTATGCCTGCCTTTATCGCTCGTACGTTCATATCCTTTATCAGTACTGCTCACAGTTTACGATTGATAAGCCACTGATTAAAGATTGCATTCACGATTTATTTGTGGAATTATGGAAAAACCGGACAACATTGGGTGACACCACTTCTGTTCGGTTTTATCTTATGGCGTCTATCAAGAGAAAATTGGTACGCCATTTGAACGCTCAGCAAAAGCATACGAGCAACGAAGATATTCCGGTAGAATACTGGCATATTCACACACCGTCTCACGAAAACCATATGATTTCTGAGGAGGAATTTGATTCAACAAACCAACACTTAAATGTAGCGATCAACGGACTTCCACGTCGTCAGCGTGAAGCTATATTTTTGAAATTTTACATGAACCTGAATAACCATGAAATTGCAGATTTGATGAAAATCAATATCCAGTCTGTTTATAACCTGGTTTTTGGTGCGTTGGGAAATCTTAAAAAACAAATGACATTGGATCGCCTTACTTTCTGA
- a CDS encoding replication-associated recombination protein A, whose amino-acid sequence MISPIATPLAERLRPRILDDYIGQEKLLGKNGSLRRAILQNTIPSMILWGPPGVGKTTLALMLADATKRQFYNLSAINSGVKELREVLARPSGLFPPILFIDEIHRYNKNQQDALLGAVEKGQVTLIGATTENPSFEINSALLSRCQVYILEAFGEDELKALIDRALTKDEWLKKKKITFTSYDALLRLSGGDGRKLLNLLELVVLGKGDVEEMEITDEWVTEVAQQNIARYDKSGEQHYDIISAFIKSLRGSDPNAAVYWMARMIVAGEDPSFIARRMLIMASEDIGNANPTAMIMANACMQAVNVIGYPECRIILSQVAIYLATSPKSNASYLAIADAMEAAKNTAHLPVPLHLRNAPTKLMKQIGYGKEYKYSHDFPGNFAQQNFLPDDLKGKKFFEPGHNAREEEIRRKLQQWWPDWYEY is encoded by the coding sequence ATGATATCACCGATTGCCACACCGCTTGCTGAAAGATTGAGACCACGCATACTGGATGATTATATCGGACAAGAAAAATTACTGGGCAAAAACGGATCTCTGCGGAGAGCAATTTTACAGAATACAATTCCATCCATGATTTTGTGGGGACCTCCGGGTGTTGGAAAAACGACGCTTGCCCTCATGCTTGCAGACGCTACAAAAAGACAATTTTATAATCTCAGCGCGATTAATTCTGGTGTAAAAGAATTAAGAGAAGTTCTGGCCAGACCGTCCGGCCTTTTCCCTCCTATTCTTTTTATTGATGAAATTCATCGTTACAATAAAAATCAGCAGGATGCACTGCTAGGCGCTGTTGAAAAAGGGCAGGTAACACTCATCGGTGCAACTACCGAAAATCCGTCTTTTGAAATTAATTCAGCTTTACTTTCCCGCTGCCAGGTTTATATTCTTGAAGCTTTTGGAGAAGATGAACTGAAAGCTTTGATTGATCGTGCTTTAACAAAAGATGAATGGCTGAAAAAGAAGAAAATTACATTTACCTCATATGATGCCTTACTAAGACTTTCCGGCGGAGACGGTAGAAAACTGCTGAATCTTTTGGAACTGGTAGTTCTTGGAAAAGGTGATGTGGAAGAAATGGAAATTACCGATGAATGGGTCACAGAAGTGGCGCAGCAAAATATTGCCCGTTACGATAAATCCGGGGAACAGCATTATGATATTATTTCCGCCTTCATAAAATCTTTACGCGGCAGCGATCCAAATGCGGCTGTATATTGGATGGCAAGAATGATCGTGGCCGGAGAAGATCCGTCTTTTATTGCCAGAAGAATGCTCATCATGGCATCCGAAGATATTGGAAACGCAAATCCAACTGCGATGATTATGGCAAATGCATGTATGCAAGCCGTGAATGTAATCGGATACCCGGAGTGTAGAATAATTTTATCACAAGTAGCCATTTATCTCGCTACTTCACCGAAAAGTAATGCCAGTTATCTGGCTATTGCGGATGCTATGGAAGCGGCAAAAAATACAGCACATTTGCCAGTTCCGCTACATCTACGCAATGCTCCGACCAAACTGATGAAACAAATCGGTTATGGAAAAGAATATAAATATTCTCACGACTTTCCTGGGAATTTTGCCCAACAGAATTTTTTACCAGATGATCTTAAAGGAAAGAAGTTTTTCGAGCCGGGTCACAATGCCCGCGAGGAGGAAATTCGTCGGAAACTGCAACAATGGTGGCCCGACTGGTATGAGTACTAA
- a CDS encoding DUF892 family protein yields MDKNLKKIKYQELFLSELRNSYFGEKKLEESLREMETKENMKKLAKALKNIWKQTDADVKSLEEAFPKPKVADKRHEVVKNQEIKVEQTVTKIDKAETKKKVSKPENLPPYQILTYDNLVELVDNLNTEQITEILKSASGPEANNHQYLTSLAEKLVKERDSRS; encoded by the coding sequence ATGGACAAGAACTTAAAGAAAATAAAATATCAGGAACTGTTTCTATCTGAGCTTAGAAATAGTTATTTTGGTGAAAAGAAACTGGAAGAGTCACTCCGGGAAATGGAAACCAAAGAGAATATGAAAAAGCTAGCCAAAGCACTCAAAAACATTTGGAAGCAAACCGATGCGGATGTAAAAAGTCTGGAAGAGGCTTTTCCAAAACCAAAGGTTGCGGATAAGCGTCATGAAGTTGTTAAAAACCAGGAGATTAAAGTGGAACAAACGGTAACTAAGATTGATAAAGCCGAAACAAAGAAAAAAGTATCTAAACCGGAAAACTTACCTCCGTATCAGATTCTGACTTACGATAATCTTGTCGAACTTGTTGATAATCTTAATACTGAACAAATTACCGAGATTTTAAAATCAGCATCAGGGCCGGAAGCAAACAATCATCAATATCTGACGAGTCTGGCAGAAAAGCTTGTTAAAGAACGGGATTCGAGATCTTAG